The following are encoded in a window of Hordeum vulgare subsp. vulgare unplaced genomic scaffold, MorexV3_pseudomolecules_assembly, whole genome shotgun sequence genomic DNA:
- the LOC123419071 gene encoding 50S ribosomal protein L2, chloroplastic has product MAEWLKRPTHNWRILNNTAKHLYKTPIPSTRKGTVDRQVKSNPRNNLIHGRHRCGKGRNSRGIITARHRGGGHKRLYRKIDFRRNQKDISGRIVTIEYDPNRNAYICLIHYGDGEKRYILHPRGAIIGDTIVSGTKVPISMGNALPLTDMPLGTAMHNIEITRGRGGQLARAAGAVAKLIAKEGKSATLRLPSGEVRLVSQNCLATVGQVGNVGVNQKSLGRAGSKCWLGKRPVVRGVVMNPVDHPHGGGEGKAPIGRKKPTTPWGYPALGRRTRKRKKYSDSFILRRRK; this is encoded by the exons ATGGCTGAATGGTTAAAGCGCCCAACTCATAATTG GAGAATACTTAATAATACGGCGAAACATTTATACAAAACACCTATCCCGAGCACACGCAAGGGAACCGTAGACAGGCAAGTGAAATCCAATCCACGAAATAATTTGATCCATGGACGGCACCGTTGTGGTAAAGGTCGTAATTCCAGAGGAATCATTACCGCAAGGCATAGAGGGGGAGGTCATAAGCGCCTATACCGTAAAATAGATTTTCGACGGAATCAAAAAGACATATCTGGTAGAATCGTAACCATAGAATACGACCCTAATCGAAATGCATACATTTGTCTCATACACTATGGGGATGGTGAGAAGAGATATATTTTACATCCCAGAGGGGCTATAATTGGAGATACTATTGTTTCTGGTACAAAAGTTCCTATATCAATGGGAAATGCCCTACCTTTGA CCGATATGCCCTTAGGCACGGCCATGCATAACATAGAAATCACACGTGGAAGGGGTGGGCAATTAGCTAGAGCAGCAGGTGCTGTAGCGAAACTCATTGCAAAAGAGGGTAAATCGGCCACTTTAAGATTACCATCTGGGGAGGTCCGTTTAGTATCCCAAAATTGCTTAGCAACAGTCGGACAAGTGGGTAATGTTGGGGTGAACCAAAAAAGTTTGGGTAGAGCCGGATCTAAGTGTTGGCTAGGTAAACGCCCCGTAGTAAGAGGGGTAGTTATGAACCCTGTGGACCACCCCCATGGGGGCGGTGAAGGGAAAGCTCCCATTGGTAGAAAAAAACCCACAACCCCTTGGGGTTATCctgcgcttggaagaagaactaggaaaaggaaaaaatatagcGATAGTTTTATTCTTCGTCGCCGTAAGTAA
- the LOC123419078 gene encoding photosystem II protein D1 gives MTAILERRESTSLWGRFCNWITSTENRLYIGWFGVLMIPTLLTATSVFIIAFIAAPPVDIDGIREPVSGSLLYGNNIISGAIIPTSAAIGLHFYPIWEAASVDEWLYNGGPYELIVLHFLLGVACYMGREWELSFRLGMRPWIAVAYSAPVAAATAVFLIYPIGQGSFSDGMPLGISGTFNFMIVFQAEHNILMHPFHMLGVAGVFGGSLFSAMHGSLVTSSLIRETTENESANEGYKFGQEEETYNIVAAHGYFGRLIFQYASFNNSRSLHFFLAAWPVVGIWFTALGISTMAFNLNGFNFNQSVVDSQGRVINTWADIINRANLGMEVMHERNAHNFPLDLAAVEVPAING, from the coding sequence ATGACTGCAATTTTAGAGAGACGCGAAAGTACAAGCCTGTGGGGTCGCTTCTGCAACTGGATAACTAGCACTGAAAATCGTCTTTACATCGGATGGTTCGGTGTTTTGATGATCCCTACCTTATTGACCGCAACTTCTGTATTTATTATCGCCTTCATCGCTGCCCCTCCAGTAGATATTGATGGTATTCGCGAGCCTGTTTCTGGTTCTTTACTTTATGGAAACAATATTATCTCTGGTGCTATTATTCCTACTTCTGCGGCGATCGGATTGCACTTTTACCCAATTTGGGAAGCTGCATCTGTTGATGAGTGGTTATACAATGGTGGTCCTTATGAGCTAATTGTTCTACACTTCTTACTTGGTGTAGCTTGTTATATGGGTCGTGAGTGGGAACTTAGTTTCCGTCTGGGTATGCGTCCTTGGATTGCTGTTGCATATTCAGCTCCTGTTGCAGCTGCTACTGCTGTTTTCTTGATTTACCCTATTGGTCAAGGAAGCTTTTCTGATGGTATGCCTTTAGGAATCTCTGGTACTTTCAACTTTATGATTGTATTCCAGGCAGAGCACAACATCCTTATGCATCCATTCCACATGTTAGGTGTAGCTGGTGTATTCGGCGGTTCCCTATTCAGTGCTATGCATGGTTCCTTGGTAACCTCTAGTTTGATCAGGGAAACTACTGAAAATGAATCTGCTAATGAGGGTTACAAATTTGGTCAAGAGGAAGAGACTTATAATATTGTGGCTGCTCATGGTTATTTTGGCCGATTAATCTTCCAATATGCTAGTTTCAACAACTCTCGTTCTTTACACTTCTTCTTGGCTGCTTGGCCTGTAGTAGGAATCTGGTTCACTGCTTTAGGTATTAGTACTATGGCTTTCAACCTAAATGGTTTCAATTTCAACCAATCTGTAGTTGATAGTCAAGGTCGCGTTATTAATACTTGGGCTGATATCATCAACCGTGCTAACCTTGGTATGGAAGTAATGCACGAACGTAATGCTCACAACTTCCCTCTAGACTTAGCTGCTGTTGAAGTTCCAGCTATTAATGGATAA
- the LOC123419075 gene encoding maturase K, with the protein MEKFEGYSEKQKSRQQYFVYPLLFQEYIYAFAHDYGLNGSEPVEIVSWNNKKFSSLLVKRLIIRMYQQNFLDNSVNHPNQDRLLDYKIFFYSEFYSQILSEGFAIVVEIPFSLRELSCPKEKEIPKFQNLRSIHSIFPFLEDKFLHLDYLSHIEIPYPIHLEILVQLLQYRIQDVPSLHLLRFFLNYYSNWNSFITSMKSILFFQKENKRLVKFLYNSYVSEYEFFLLFLRKQSSCLPLAYSGTFLERIHFSRKMEHFGIMYPGFSRKTLWFFMDPLIHYVRYQGKAILASKGSFFLKKKWKCYLINFWQYYFFFWTQPRRIHINQLANSCFDFMGYLSSVPKSPLLVRNQMLENSFLIDTRMKKFDTIVPATLLIGYLSKAQFCTGSGHPISKPIWTDLSDWDILDRFGRICRNLFHYHSGSSKKRTLYRLKYILRLSCARTLARKHKSTVRTFMQRLGSAFLEEFFTEEEQVFSLMFTKTTLFSFSGSHTERIWYLDIIGINDLVNPLN; encoded by the coding sequence ATGGAAAAATTCGAAGGGTATTCAGAAAAACAGAAATCTCGTCAACAATACTTTGTCTACCCACTTCTCTTTCAGGAGTATATTTATGCATTTGCTCATGATTATGGATTAAACGGTTCTGAACCTGTGGAAATAGTTAGTTGGAATAACAAGAAATTTAGTTCACTACTTGTGAAACGTTTAATTATTCGAATGTATCAGCAGAATTTTTTGGATAACTCGGTTAATCATCCTAATCAAGATCGATTATTGGATTACAAAATTTTTTTTTATTCTGAGTTTTATTCTCAGATTCTATCTGAGGGGTTTGCGATTGTTGTGGAAATCCCATTCTCGCTACGGGAATTATCTTgtccgaaagaaaaagaaataccaaaGTTTCAGAATTTACGCTCTATTCATTCAATATTTCCCTTTTTAGAAGACAAATTTTTGCATTTGGATTATCTATCACATATAGAAATACCCTATCCTATCCATTTGgaaatcttggttcaactccttcAATACCGTATCCAAGATGTTCCATCTTTGCATTTATTGCGATTCTTTCTCAACTACTATTCGAATTGGAATAGTTTTATTACTTCAATGAAATCCattcttttttttcaaaaagaaaataaaagactaGTTAAATTCCTATATAACTCTTATGTATCAGAATAtgaatttttcttgttgtttcttCGTAAACAATCTTCTTGCTTACCATTAGCATATTCTGGAACTTTTCTGGAACGAATCCACTTTTCTAGGAAGATGGAACATTTTGGGATAATGTACCCTGGTTTTTCTCGGAAAACCTTATGGTTCTTTATGGATCCTCTTATACATTATGTTCGATATCAAGGAAAGGCAATTCTTGCATCAAAAggcagtttttttttgaaaaagaaatgGAAATGCTACCTTATCAATTTCTGGCaatattatttctttttttggaCTCAGCCGCGAAGAATCCATATAAACCAATTAGCAAACTCTTGCTTCGATTTTATGGGATACCTTTCAAGTGTACCAAAAAGTCCTTTGTTGGTAAGGAATCAAATGCTGGAGAATTCATTTCTCATAGATACTCGAATGAAAAAATTCGATACCATAGTCCCCGCTACTCTCCTCATAGGATACTTATCAAAAGCTCAATTTTGTACTGGATCGGGGCATCCTATTAGTAAACCCATTTGGACGGATTTATCAGATTGGGATATTCTTGATCGATTTGGTCGGATATGTAGAAAtctttttcattatcatagtggaTCTTCGAAAAAACGGACTTTGTATCGACTAAAGTATATACTTCGACTTTCATGCGCTAGAACTTTAGCTCGTAAACATAAAAGCACGGTACGAACTTTTATGCAACGATTGGGTTcggcatttttagaagaattttttACGGAAGAAGAGCAAGTTTTTTCTTTGATGTTCACCAAAACAACTCTTTTTTCTTTCAGTGGATCACACACTGAGCGTATTTGGTATTTGGATATTATAGGTATCAATGACCTGGTCAACCCTCTTAATTAA
- the LOC123419077 gene encoding photosystem II D2 protein: protein MTIALGRVPKEENDLFDTMDDWLRRDRFVFVGWSGLLLFPCAYFALGGWFTGTTFVTSWYTHGLASSYLEGCNFLTAAVSTPANSLAHSLLLLWGPEAQGDFTRWCQLGGLWTFVALHGAFALIGFMLRQFELARSVQLRPYNAISFSGPIAVFVSVFLIYPLGQSGWFFAPSFGVAAIFRFILFFQGFHNWTLNPFHMMGVAGVLGAALLCAIHGATVENTLFEDGDGANTFRAFNPTQAEETYSMVTANRFWSQIFGVAFSNKRWLHFFMLFVPVTGLWMSAIGVVGLALNLRAYDFVSQEIRAAEDPEFETFYTKNILLNEGIRAWMAAQDQPHENLIFPEEVLPRGNAL, encoded by the coding sequence ATGACTATAGCCCTTGGTAGAGTTCCTAaagaagaaaatgatctatttgatACTATGGATGACTGGTTACGAAGGGACCGTTTCGTTTTTGTAGGATGGTCTGGCCTATTGCTCTTTCCTTGTGCTTATTTCGCTTTAGGGGGTTGGTTTACAGGGACAACTTTTGTAACTTCTTGGTATACCCATGGATTGGCAAGTTCCTATTTGGAAGGTTGTAATTTCTTAACCGCAGCAGTTTCTACCCCTGCCAATAGTTTAGCACACTCTTTGTTGCTACTATGGGGGCCAGAAGCACAAGGAGATTTTACTCGTTGGTGTCAATTAGGCGGTCTATGGACTTTTGTAGCTCTCCACGGGGCTTTTGCACTAATAGGTTTCATGTTACGCCAATTTGAACTTGCTCGGTCTGTTCAATTGCGGCCTTATAATGCAATCTCATTCTCTGGTCCAATTGCTGTTTTTGTTTCGGTATTCCTTATTTATCCACTGGGGCAATCTGGTTGGTTCTTTGCGCCGAGTTTTGGCGTAGCAGCGATATTTCGATTCATCCTTTTCTTCCAAGGATTTCATAATTGGACGTTGAACCCATTTCATATGATGGGAGTTGCCGGAGTATTAGGCGCGGCTCTGCTATGCGCTATTCATGGAGCAACCGTAGAAAACACTCTATTTGAGGACGGTGATGGTGCAAATACCTTCCGTGCTTTTAACCCAACTCAAGCTGAAGAAACTTATTCAATGGTCACTGCTAACCGCTTTTGGTCCCAAATCTTTGGTGTTGCTTTTTCCAATAAACGTTGGTTACATTTCTTTATGCTATTTGTACCCGTCACCGGTTTATGGATGAGTGCTATTGGCGTAGTTGGCTTGGCTCTGAACTTACGTGCCTATGACTTTGTTTCCCAGGAAATCCGTGCAGCGGAAGATCCTGAATTCGAGACTTTCTACACCAAAAATATTCTTTTAAACGAGGGTATTCGTGCGTGGATGGCAGCTCAGGATCAGCCTCATGAAAATCTTATATTCCCTGAGGAGGTTCTACCACGTGGAAACGCTCTTTAA